The Toxorhynchites rutilus septentrionalis strain SRP chromosome 3, ASM2978413v1, whole genome shotgun sequence genome includes a region encoding these proteins:
- the LOC129773880 gene encoding uncharacterized protein LOC129773880 has protein sequence MVCHWIVLLMFNSCVSNSIITQGITNTIGQVLTSILETYFIDSQRHFLVQFSNDEGRYEQLDVFTEAIVFSRRLIPIKFKQDYSPGMQPSSYNLLLIESYQSFLRIYEKIDPMSYDYSGLYVIVYCQGEYRFSLMQSIFSEMWQKKIINVIVIAAGSSVEVLIYSYLPYQPHICGHPYPILVANISDSNPQIGDDLFPERLGDLFGCSLKAGVILLEPFVISVDNSSIQKYTGLEISIVETVAQQHNFTIKYVLPQDLKRGSIEEINSTGLLGLIQEETVDMGFGSIAITPERSFYLKAGTAHYTSILVFAVPSGRPFTSFEKLYKPFSLKAWLWIMFMYAGREI, from the exons GTTCTGCTAATGTTCAATAGTTGTGTAAGCAATTCAATTATAACTCAAGGCATCACTAATACAATAGGTCAAGTGCTGACATCCATACTAGAGACATATTTCATTGATTCCCAGAGACATTTCCTAGTTCAATTTTCCAATGATGAAGGTCGTTATGAGCAATTGGATGTATTCACTGAAGCCATCGTGTTTAGTCGCAGATTGATACCAATCAAGTTCAAACAGGATTATTCACCGGGGATGCAACCATCTTCTTACAATTTGCTATTGATAGAATCATATCAATCCTTCCTTAGAATTTATGAAAAGATTGATCCGATGAGTTATGATTATTCTGGACTCTACGTTATTGTTTATTGCCAAGGAGAATATCGCTTTTCTTTGATGCAGTCTATATTCAGTGAAATGTGGCAGAAAAAGATTATCAACGTTATTGTCATAGCAGCTGGATCCTCTGTCGAAGTTTTAATCTATTCGTATTTACCCTATCAACCACACATTTGTGGTCATCCGTATCCCATATTAGTGGCAAACATAAGTGATAGTAATCCTCAAATTGGTGATGATTTGTTTCCGGAGCGGTTAGGAGACCTTTTTGGATGCTCTCTGAAGGCGGGGGTAATTCTGTTGGAGCCGTTTGTAATCTCTGTGGATAACAGTTCAATACAAAAATACACTGGTCTGGAGATCTCGATCGTGGAAACAGTGGCACAACAACACAATTTCACCATCAAATACGTACTCCCACAGGATTTGAAACGGGGATCAATCGAGGAAATAAACAGCACCGGCCTGTTGGGTCTTATTCAAGAGGAGACTGTGGATATGGGATTCGGCAGCATAGCTATCACACCAGAACGCAGTTTCTATTTGAAAGCAGGAACAGCACATTATACAAGCATATTGGTTTTTGCTGTACCATCTGGACGACCTTTCACTTCGTTTGAAAAACTGTATAAGCCGTTTTCGCTGAAGGCCTGGctttggataatgtttatgtaTGCGG GTAGAGAAATATAG